A window of Adhaeribacter arboris genomic DNA:
TTTAGACTTGCTAAATGGTTTTCCTTCTTTTTGGAGAAGCAGGTTGTTTTTCTGACGAACCGTCTGTTTCTGGCTCTGATGCAAGTATTCACGCCTTCTATGTTTTTAGTGTAAGCTTTTCCTATCGTGTGCTTTGTCGGGGGGATTACCTGAGCAAACGCTTTCCAATGATCAGTACAATATTGTTCTATTTCCACTCCTTTTAGCTTTTTGAGTAGCTGGCGTACTGTTTTAGCGCTTCGGCCGCCACAACTATAAGCCAGTACTTCATCTGTTTGGGGACAGTAAGCATACAACAACCAGTATTTTCCTTTCTTGCGCTTTCCGACAAAGCTCCAGACTTCATCGATCTGTACGGATCTATAATGCTTTTGGGTTGGTTGAATCTTAAGGGCATTCCCCTGTCGGCACAAGTTGCTTAGCACACACTTTCTACTCACTTCCAGCAACTTTTCAATGTCACGAACACCATTATTTCTTTCCAGAAGACGCCGTATCAACCGCTTGGTAGTCGGATCCGCTCCTCTATAGCGATATATTGGCTGAAATTGCTTCTGGCAATTACGACATAGAAGGTTCTGAGAACCATTCTTTTTCTTGCCATTTTTTACTACCTTGCTGCTCTGGCAGTGGGGACAGTTTATTTTGATCTGAACTTCGAACATTCCATCATCTTAAACACTTCACTGCCTCTTTTTATCCCATCATACTTTCTTTACCACTACCAAATAGATATTTTTCATTTTTTAATTCTTATTACTGCTAACGGTCTCGTGCATGAGGCGTGCAAGGCCGTCGGCCGTAGGATGCCTTATGCGCTTTGTTAGCCACTATTATTTATATTTTAATTTAAGATAATATTCTTCTGAAGGTTCTTTGGGAAAAAAGTTATCCTCCATTTTTTCTGCTTTTATTAGTAAATCACCATCCCTGTCCCATAGGCATTCAATCGGATTGAACATTAATTGGTCTAATTCAAGAATTTTTACCAGCTCAATTGGATCAAATGAATCACCTTGGTCTTTCTTTATTCTCCAAACCTGTAATCCTACAGGTTCCCCTTCCAACCCGTACGGCCTGAAACAGAAAAAATACTGACCGTCCTTTGAAAATTTCGGCGCACTCCAAATAGGGGTTTTGGTTCCTCTTTTTGAAATTAGGTTATATTCATCGTGCTCATAATATAGGGTCACCAGAAGGTGCCTATCAATTATTTTATAATATCCTTTGTACTGGTGGATAATATCTGCTTCCTCATTGTTAGGGTAAATCTTGTCCTGGAAAACCAAAGATGAGTCTCTGCGGGTATATCCCTCGATTGGCAAAATAATTTTTCCGCTAGTCTTCTTAATTAAGGCAGTATCTACAAAAGAAGCATTCTTGCTTTCTTTCTGTGCTTGCCTGAAATGTTTTTCATCTACTTCTGTGATTGAGAAGATATTACTGCTGCCGGCTTTTGCCTCTGTTTTAGCACCTTGAGATGAGTTAACGGGTTCCTTACTGCTTTCTCTGCAAGAAAAGGCTAAGAGGGACAGTAAAAGGATTTTGAGAGATTTCATTAATTATAATTGTGGCTAACGGTGCTCGTATATGCGATTTGCAAGGCTTTAGCCGAAGCATGAAGTATATACTTGGTTGTATGGTGTAATTCTTTCTATTTTCTCTTTACTTAAATATAAAAAAAACAAAGTGAATTGATGCGAAGGTCATTGCAGAGTATAATAGTGAAAATAAAAGACTTTTTCCAATTTCCTTTTTGCTCATGATGTAGCTCCCTAAGGCAAACATTACCAATAGAGTTACATCAATAAGGAGGGCAATGAAGCCAAAGTAAAAGAACCCTATTCCTTTAGCTTCTTCTGCATTATAAGCAAGCCAGTTAAAGGTAATAGTAACAGTTGCAACAAGTATAATATTGGCTATGACTATTTTTTTAGTAATGTTCTTCAATTTATCTGTTGTTTTCAATAATCAATATACCATACAACGGTCTTGTGTAAACGTCGGCGAGGCCGTCGGCCGAAGCTGAGGTTTACACGTGGTTAGGGGGCAGTTGTTTTAAGTTATTGTTCAGAATATCCCTTGTCTCCATCAGAGCGAATCCTAATAGATTAAGACCTTCCCAATGTTCGGGATTTTCGGCTTTTTTGTCGTCGACTGATAACCCAATTCCCCAGATATTATCAACAGGACTTGCCTCTACAAGTATTCTATCTTTAGTATTTATTAAGAATTCTTGCAAGTCTTGATGCTGTCCGAATTTTTGGAGGCTTCCATTGACCACAATTTCAAAGCGTTGTTCTTCCCAAACAGAATCATCGAAGTTTTTGACCTCACGTCCGATGGCTTTGGCTTCACCAGGTGTTCTTGCTTTTACTATTTTATCAAAAGCATCACTGTCACCAAACAGGTGTGCTTTCTGAGCCATCATCCAATGCTCTGCGGTTTTATAAACTACATTATCAACCGTAAAAGGGGCAACCCACCACTGGCTAAAACAAGAGGCTGTAATTTCTTTTTTATTTGACTGGTGACCCCAGAAGTAGAGATATTTAAATCTTTTTCCTTCTTCCAAGTTTCTTTTAAGCCATTCAATACTGTAATTCATTTTTCTTTCAATTGCCCCTAACGGCCTCGTGCATGAGGCGTGCAAGGCCGTCGGCCGTTGCATGGCTTATGCACCTTGTTAGCCAAAGTAATTTTTTTATTTTTTAAATCTATTCTTTCTTCTTCACTTTGCTTGCAGCCTCAATCCATTCTTCTTTTGGCTTTATGAATTTGTCGGCACTCTTTGCGCTAATTTGACCATAGTCTGTCCAGAGTATTTCTGCGCCGTCTTCTAAGTCCTCGTAAAGCGGGAGAAAATCACCGATTCCAACAAAGGAAATTTCCATTTCTACTCCTTGGTCATTCTTGAAGGTATAGTTGTAGTCGGCTCCCAGCTTTTCTGCCTTGTCGTATGCTTCTTCTAGGGAATCCGCTTTCACGAGGTGGTAGTTGCCCCACACAGTGCATCTTCTATTCGGCTTAGTTTTGTCTGTATCGGCTGGCTCTGTCCTTTCGATTATCTCAGCTATGAACCAATTGCCTTTGTTGATTATCTTTTCCACTGGTTTCATAGTTCTTATATTGGCTAACGGTTGGTATATGCAAAGCCCGTAGCGGAGCGAGGGTTTTGCATATGCAGTGTTAGAGGGTGTTTTCTTTTAGTATTCCTGAATAAGCACATTCGTCGGAATATTTAAGGTTTTATGCAGGTTCCTTATCATTTCCAATGTGAGTTTTCTTTTCCTGTTCAACACTTCGCTTACCCTACTCTTGAAACCTAGAACTTCGGCCAAGTCTTTCTGCTTTATTCCAAGTTGTTCCATTCTGAACTTCACCGCCTCAATCGGGTCTGGTGCCTCTATTGGGAAGTGTTCCTTCTCATAGGAATCAATCAGGAAAGAAAGCACCTCCAATTCATCGCCTTCGTGTGTATCAGGCTCTGCATCAAATATCACTTCCAGCCTCTGAAGGGCCAGTTGGTAATCTCCCTCTGTTTTTATTAATTTAATATTCATCTCTTCCAAGTTTAGATTTTAGTTGCGTCAACTTTATCGTATTCTGCGTGGGTGCCTACGAAGCGAATCCATACAATTCCGTACTTGTAGTTGATTCTTACAATTAACCTGTAATTATTTCCCTTTATATTGAAGACCATCCTATGGTCCTCCAAGATGCTTGCAGAAGGATAATCCTTCTTTATGTCGTTCGGGGACTTCCAGTCTGCTTGCTCCGCTTCATTGTACCAGGATTTTAATTGCTGTTCGCTATCGGCATGCTTTTCCCAGAAATCCCGCAGGGTCCGTTTTGCAATTACTCTCACTTCTTTCTTTTATAACTCAAATATAAAGAAAATAGTTACCATGCTGGTAACTATTACTTGCATTTATTTTTAAATACCCTTTAACGGGCCGCGGCTAAAAAGCGTTTTAATGCTTTTTAGGTATTGTTGGCATTAGTGCTTATTTAGTCAGTTTGTGTACTTCTGCTTTCAGCTTTGGTAAATGGTTGATGATAATAGCCCAGATATTCTCATCTGAAATATTATCATAAGCGTGGATTATTTGATTTCTTAGACCTACTATTCTTCTTGCATTTCCAATCGGAAAATCAGGTTCTCTTACCAGAATGCGGTTCATCGCTTCCCCAATAATCTCCAAGTTTCTTTCTATTGCCCGGCGAAGGATGATGTTGGACTGGAACGAATGAAAGGATTTAGGATAAGTATCAAAATAATGTTCTATTTCGTCTATAGCCGATAGTATATCAAGCAGCCACTTTTCTATCCTCTCGTCCATAGATTAATTTTTTGTTTCTATCGATTGACTTCTTTAGGATAGGATTCTTAATGGTCTGCTCTTCTACTAAGTCCACAGATCGCTGCAATAGATTTTCCAACGATTCCTTGAACTCCATGTAATTGTCGAAATAAGAGTAAAGAGCAACGTTTCCAAATTTAACCAAGAAATCTATATCACTTTCTGCATGAAATTTATCTGATAGAATGGAGCCAAAAACAGATAGCCTGTCAACTTTATGAAGCTGGCATAGCTCTAAAATCGAATTTATATTTTGTTCCACTACGTTCATAAAGCAATGTAATTATTTATCATCTGTTTAGCGGCTGTTTTTCCTAAAAGATTTCCTTGCATTGATGCCAACTCCCAAATATACGGAGTTGTTCCGGTTATTTGCACTATGTAAGGAGTAGATGTATCTGCTTTTATGAGGCCTGGAATGGCTTTTTTAGCGGTTGTAGCTACTCGGTTCATGCTAGAAGTAATATACAGAAAATTCACCAATTATCTTGCCAGCCGCGCTTTTCCTTTTTTAGTACACTTCTACCTAGAACAAATTTTCTTTTCAGGGCTAATTGTAGTCTTCTATCCCGTTTTTTCTTAGCCATAGGCATGGCATTTACTTCAAATTAGAGGAGCTAAATGGGTTTTAATGCCCATCCAAAGAGCTTATCAGCGTAAATAAACGTTTATAGCCGTTTATAAACGGATAGTACACGGCTAAGAAGCCTTAAGAGGAGAAATCCGGTAAGTTCCGGATTGGTTTAAGCTAGAAAAATTGCAAAAAATCTGTCTCAGGAAACGACGGTGGCTGTTGCACAACCCCTTGATTGAAGTTAATCGTTGAAGAAGGATAGGACTATTTTTTAAGGTTATGCAAGGCAGAAAGGTTTTGGAAGATGAAAAGGCGTTGCTTTTTTCGCTCTCGGCACATGTACCAGAACACAACTTCTATCGCCGCTTGAAACAGCAGTTGAATTTGGATTTTCTCTACGAGCTTACCCAACCTTACTACGGACGATGTGGTCAGCAGTCGATCGATCCGGTAGTCTTCTTTAAGCTCTGCTTGGTGGGTTACCTGGAGAATATTGTTTCCGACCGCCAACTGATCGAGCACTGTAGCCTCCGACTAGATCTGCTTTACTTTTTAGACTACCAAATAGATGAGCCCTTGCCCTGGCACTCCACGGTTTCTCGTACTCGGCAGCTTTACCCGGAGAAGTTGTTTGAGCTACTGTTTGATAGAGTCTTTCGCTTATGTGTCGAGAAAGGCATGGTAGCCGGTCATCGGCAGGCGATTGACTCCGCCCCCATTAAGGCCAATGCTTCGATGGATAGCCTGCTTTTAAAACAATCACCCGAGTCGGTGAAAAAGCACTTAACGAAGGTTATCCTCGAGAATGAAGCGGTAGTAAAGAAGTCCAACCAGAATAAAGAGGGAAAGCCAGAACAGTTCCTCTCGGCTCCGGAGTACCAGTTAAGAAAACTGGAAAAGCACCAAGATCAGCTGAAAGCATCTCCCAAAGGCTTAGGCGGTAAGCACGAGAAGGCCCGCCTGGTCAGCAATAAAACGCACTACAGTTCCACCGATCCGGATGCCCGCATATCGGTCAAACCGGGCAAAGCCAGACAACTTAACTATTATTGCAGCCTGGCGGTGGATACAGCCAAAGGCGTTATCAGCCATGTTCAAGCGGATTTGGCTGATGGGCGGGACAGCCAATATTTGCCGGCTATCACGCTGAGATTGCAGCGACGGCTACTAGATAATGAACTACGTCTAAAGGAACTGCTAGCGGATGGTGGCTATTCTAACGGTAGCAACTACGCCTTTTTAGAGCAAAGAAAGATAACGGGCTGGATACCCGTATTTGGCCAGTACAAGTCCGAGATAGAAGGTTTTCCTTATGACCAACAAGCTGACTATTTCACCTGTCCGACCGGGAAGATACTCGCCTTTAAGACCTATGACACCAATGCGGAGGGAGGTTTGCTAAAAATCTACCGGGCTACCTACCAGGACTGTAAACATTGCCCGCTCAAATCTTCTTGCGTTCCCAAAAGCCAATGCCGCCAAATCACCCGTACTGCATACGATTCGGAATATCGACGAGCATTAGAAAGACAGCAAAGTAGAAAAGGTAAACGGATGAAGCGAGTTCGACAAAGCACGGTAGAGCCGGTCTTCGGCAGCTTAATTCATTACTATGGTCTCCGGAAAATAGGAGTGCGGGGTAAAGCCGGGGCTCACAAGGTGATGCTGCTGGCCACCACTGCTTTTAACTTGAAGAAATATCTGAAGTTTAAACCGGTGAAAGCGGTCAGCCAAGCTTTGGCACTTCAAAAGAATCAAGAATCTGCTTTTAGCAGCTATTCTTTTGCTTTTACTAAGCTGTTTTTCCACTAAGAGAGCACTATTAGGAGCAGCATTGAGTTCAGATAGGGAAATAGGACGCGGCTCAAAAGGGAGTTGTGCAACAGCCACAACCGTTTACCGAGCGGTATTTTACTACTTCATAAACCAGCTGTTTTCGCCTGATAACTATTCTAAAAAGCTATCTCTCAAATTAAATTGAAAATATAGTATTCTGAGATGGCTTTATGATAAGTACCAACAAGGTAGATACCGCTAAAAAATATATTACCCCAGCGAAAATGAAATAACCGTCAGGCTGATTTAGATGCTGGTAATACTAATTTTGAATTGTAGCTTTAACCAATGTCCGGAAAGAATTTAAATAGGTATTTTACCATTAGCTATTTTTTAATAGAATCTTAAGTAGAAGGGCAAAAACGAGCCCTAAGCAATGATTTTAACAACTCTCCAAAATAATCGCCCTGCTTTTTGGTATTTACGCCATCAAACTATTAAGTTGCTAACCTAAGCCGGTAGCGGGTAAAGAGGTTAATTTAATTCGGGCATGCATGAAAATTGCTTTTTTAGATACTAAAACCATGGGGGATATTCCGAATCTGAAAGATTTGGAAAAATTTGGCAAAGTAAATTATTACGCAACTACCAACCCATCCGAAACGCTGGGCCGTTGCCTCGACCAGGATATTGTTATCTTGAACAAAGTAGAACTGGACCGGTCCATTATAGAAAAATGCGCGCAGCTGAAACTTATCTGTGTGGCGGCTACCGGCACGAATAACATAGATGTAACCGCCGCCCAGGAGAAAGGAATCAGGGTAAAAAATGTAGTGGATTATTCTACAAACAGTGTGGCCCAATTAACCTTTGCTATTTTGCTACAATTAATCCATAATGTTCCGTATTTTAATAATTATGTTAAATTGAGTAAGTATTCGCGGAATGATATTTTCACGCACTTAGGACCCTCTTTCTCGGAAATCGCCGGCAAACGTTTTGGTATAATTGGTTTAGGTAACATTGGCCGCCAGGTTGCTAAAATTGCTGTTGCTTTTGGGGCAGAGGTAGTGTATTACTCTACTTCCGGAAAAAATAGTAATCCGGAATACCCGCGTCTGGAATTACCGGAATTTCTGGCAACCTGCGACATTATTTCCATTCATGCGCCTTTAAACGAGCATACCCGCAATCTGATCGCTTACCCACAACTCCGGCAAATGAAGCCAACTGCCCTATTAATAAATGCGGGGAGGGGAGGCATAGTGCAGGAAGCGGATTTAACCCAAGCTTTAAACGAAGACCTGATTGCCGGCGCCGGACTAGATGTTTTTGAAAAGGAACCTATTCAGGCAGATAATCCGCTTTTAAAAATAACTAACCCCCAAAAACTTGTTTTAACTCCCCACGTTGCCTGGTCGAGCCGCGAAGCCCGCACTTTGCTCATGGAAAAAGTAATTCAGAATATAGAGCAATTTTTAGAGGGTGAAGCAGGCACTTAAAAGGTAAATCTTACCAGAGGAATATAGATGTATCTAAAAAGCGGTATTTGAATAAACTTTCTATTAATAATTGATGAGAATGGAGAGTTAAGGTAGGGCTATAATTTTCTGACGAACGGACTTTTTTTTATTTTCCGGCTTATTTATGCAAATAGTTATTTCGCCCAATGCCTTTAAGCACAGTTTGTCGGGTTTAGAGGTTGCTACAGCTATTCAGAAAGGTTTAGAAGCTAGTGGTTTAACTGCTAACTACACCTTGTGTCCGGTGGCCGATGGGGGAGAAGGTATGATGGAAATTCTGGTAAAATTCTGGCAAGGCACTTACCACACCAATACCGTGCAAGACCCGCTAAACCGTCCTATAGAGGCAGTATTTGGGTTAATTAATCATGGGCAAACGGCTATTATTGAATTGGCTCAAGCTTCGGGACTTAAACACCTGGCTACTCCGGAACGAAACCCCCTGCGGGCATCTACCTTTGGTACCGGCCAGCTCTTAAAAGTTGCTTTGGATGCCGGTGCCCGTCATCTTATCATTGGCGTAGGAAACAGCGCAACCGTAGATGGTGGTACGGGGTTATTACAAGCTTTAGGAGTAGAATTCTACGATGCCAACCACCAGCTCTTAGCCCCCGGAGCAGCAGCGTTAGCCGACCTAGCCCGCATTGAGGTAAATCATTTAGATCCCCGCATAGACCAAAGTAAAATAACGGTAGTATGCGACGTAGATAATTACTTACTCGGCGAAAAAGGAGCTGCCCGGGTATTTGGTCCGCAAAAAGGTGCCGATGCCGCTATGGTAGAAGTGCTGGAAAAAAACTTAACCCACTTGGCAGCTATTATTCAAAGAGACTTAGGCAAAGATATTACTATTT
This region includes:
- a CDS encoding IS1 family transposase, translated to MFEVQIKINCPHCQSSKVVKNGKKKNGSQNLLCRNCQKQFQPIYRYRGADPTTKRLIRRLLERNNGVRDIEKLLEVSRKCVLSNLCRQGNALKIQPTQKHYRSVQIDEVWSFVGKRKKGKYWLLYAYCPQTDEVLAYSCGGRSAKTVRQLLKKLKGVEIEQYCTDHWKAFAQVIPPTKHTIGKAYTKNIEGVNTCIRARNRRFVRKTTCFSKKKENHLASLNLMFDYRNRHKAKHHTL
- a CDS encoding NADAR family protein, with the protein product MNYSIEWLKRNLEEGKRFKYLYFWGHQSNKKEITASCFSQWWVAPFTVDNVVYKTAEHWMMAQKAHLFGDSDAFDKIVKARTPGEAKAIGREVKNFDDSVWEEQRFEIVVNGSLQKFGQHQDLQEFLINTKDRILVEASPVDNIWGIGLSVDDKKAENPEHWEGLNLLGFALMETRDILNNNLKQLPPNHV
- a CDS encoding DUF4288 domain-containing protein; translation: MKPVEKIINKGNWFIAEIIERTEPADTDKTKPNRRCTVWGNYHLVKADSLEEAYDKAEKLGADYNYTFKNDQGVEMEISFVGIGDFLPLYEDLEDGAEILWTDYGQISAKSADKFIKPKEEWIEAASKVKKKE
- a CDS encoding helix-turn-helix domain-containing protein; protein product: MNIKLIKTEGDYQLALQRLEVIFDAEPDTHEGDELEVLSFLIDSYEKEHFPIEAPDPIEAVKFRMEQLGIKQKDLAEVLGFKSRVSEVLNRKRKLTLEMIRNLHKTLNIPTNVLIQEY
- a CDS encoding type II toxin-antitoxin system HigB family toxin translates to MRVIAKRTLRDFWEKHADSEQQLKSWYNEAEQADWKSPNDIKKDYPSASILEDHRMVFNIKGNNYRLIVRINYKYGIVWIRFVGTHAEYDKVDATKI
- a CDS encoding HepT-like ribonuclease domain-containing protein; protein product: MDERIEKWLLDILSAIDEIEHYFDTYPKSFHSFQSNIILRRAIERNLEIIGEAMNRILVREPDFPIGNARRIVGLRNQIIHAYDNISDENIWAIIINHLPKLKAEVHKLTK
- a CDS encoding nucleotidyltransferase family protein → MNVVEQNINSILELCQLHKVDRLSVFGSILSDKFHAESDIDFLVKFGNVALYSYFDNYMEFKESLENLLQRSVDLVEEQTIKNPILKKSIDRNKKLIYGREDRKVAA
- a CDS encoding IS1182 family transposase, which codes for MQGRKVLEDEKALLFSLSAHVPEHNFYRRLKQQLNLDFLYELTQPYYGRCGQQSIDPVVFFKLCLVGYLENIVSDRQLIEHCSLRLDLLYFLDYQIDEPLPWHSTVSRTRQLYPEKLFELLFDRVFRLCVEKGMVAGHRQAIDSAPIKANASMDSLLLKQSPESVKKHLTKVILENEAVVKKSNQNKEGKPEQFLSAPEYQLRKLEKHQDQLKASPKGLGGKHEKARLVSNKTHYSSTDPDARISVKPGKARQLNYYCSLAVDTAKGVISHVQADLADGRDSQYLPAITLRLQRRLLDNELRLKELLADGGYSNGSNYAFLEQRKITGWIPVFGQYKSEIEGFPYDQQADYFTCPTGKILAFKTYDTNAEGGLLKIYRATYQDCKHCPLKSSCVPKSQCRQITRTAYDSEYRRALERQQSRKGKRMKRVRQSTVEPVFGSLIHYYGLRKIGVRGKAGAHKVMLLATTAFNLKKYLKFKPVKAVSQALALQKNQESAFSSYSFAFTKLFFH
- a CDS encoding D-2-hydroxyacid dehydrogenase produces the protein MKIAFLDTKTMGDIPNLKDLEKFGKVNYYATTNPSETLGRCLDQDIVILNKVELDRSIIEKCAQLKLICVAATGTNNIDVTAAQEKGIRVKNVVDYSTNSVAQLTFAILLQLIHNVPYFNNYVKLSKYSRNDIFTHLGPSFSEIAGKRFGIIGLGNIGRQVAKIAVAFGAEVVYYSTSGKNSNPEYPRLELPEFLATCDIISIHAPLNEHTRNLIAYPQLRQMKPTALLINAGRGGIVQEADLTQALNEDLIAGAGLDVFEKEPIQADNPLLKITNPQKLVLTPHVAWSSREARTLLMEKVIQNIEQFLEGEAGT
- a CDS encoding glycerate kinase family protein gives rise to the protein MQIVISPNAFKHSLSGLEVATAIQKGLEASGLTANYTLCPVADGGEGMMEILVKFWQGTYHTNTVQDPLNRPIEAVFGLINHGQTAIIELAQASGLKHLATPERNPLRASTFGTGQLLKVALDAGARHLIIGVGNSATVDGGTGLLQALGVEFYDANHQLLAPGAAALADLARIEVNHLDPRIDQSKITVVCDVDNYLLGEKGAARVFGPQKGADAAMVEVLEKNLTHLAAIIQRDLGKDITILPHGGAAGGTAAGLAGVLNADLVPGTEFILHQIQFTEIIKNADLLITAEGGLDEQTLGGKGPYVVAKVAKEYHVPVIALVGQLPIGLDLSKFKYFDAVLPIGTGPVSLQEALTQTATNLQRTACQVGKLWQLPLNRLQNRRFIW